In the Bacilli bacterium genome, CGTCATCCGCTTGGCCAATCGATAGGCGACGAATAGCGAAACAAGGATGATGATGACACTGCTAAAGAGCAAAATGACTATAACGGAATTCGTGACGCCATATTTTAATTTGGCTACGTTCGCGACTTCCTGGTCATAGTAGTACAGATAGGCGACCGTTTTTCCATTCACCTTGATATCCTTGCGAATCCCCATAAAGATCGTATATTTATCCTGAAATTCTTGCCGCGGATACAGCCGCTTTTTGTCCGTGGACATAAGCAACACTCTGGCATCGGTCCGCCCCAGCCATTCGCCGCCCAACTCCATTTGCCCAACGCCTTCCCAGGAATTGCCGTTTCGCATGTAAAATTGTGCGAATTCCGCGGACAAGGCGCCGATTTCTTTGCTCCTGTCCACTTGCACCATAACCAGAATAATATCTTTGACGATTACTAAAGTTAGAAATACAAAAATAACACCCATGGTTAAGATGAACGTTGCGATAACAGCGAACAGCTTACGTCTTACACTCATGAGCGGTCACCAAACCGGTAGCCGAAGCCGTACACCGTATGAATATAGACGGGTGCGGACGGATCATCTTCGACTTTTTTGCGGATGCGGCTGATATGGGCATCCACGGTGCGCTCGTCATTCAATATGTCGTCTTCCAGTGCTGCTTGCAGAAGCTGCAATCTGCTGTACACGATGCCGGGTTTTGCTGCTAGCGTAAGCAGCAGCTTGAACTCCGTAGGCGTTAGCGTCAGTTCTTCGCCGCGCTTCCAGACCCGGCATTGGGCCTCCGAGATCGTCAACTCGCCGCGTTCTAACGTTTGTTCGGAAGCGTCCGCGGAATTACGCCCATCCAGGCGACGCAGCACGGAACGAATGCGGGCGGACAGTTCCCTGAGCGAAAACGGTTTGGTCATATAGTCATCCGCGCCGACTTCAAGACCGATGATTTTGTCGGTTTCCTCCGTTCGCGCCGTAACCATAATAATCCCCAAATTATTCGTTTTACGCAGTTCCCGGCATACCTCGATGCCGCTCATTTCCGGCAGCATCCAATCCAGCACGACGAGATCGGGTTTTGCCGTCTTCGCTTGTTGCAATGCTTCCCTGCCTGTTCTGGCCGTCACCGTAACGAAACCTTCCTGGCGCAAAAAAGGCTCCATGAATTCCAGCACCTTGATCTCATCATCCACCAACAGCAATGTATGCGGCATATTGCGTTCACCCTCTTGATTTTGTCCACTCGATTTTGTCCAAATCTGTTACCACACATTATACAGACTTTCGTTTCACTTTTGGGAAAATTCATCAAACCCGCAACAGTTCGTCATAAGTTCACAGCATTGTGCTGTTA is a window encoding:
- a CDS encoding HAMP domain-containing protein yields the protein MSVRRKLFAVIATFILTMGVIFVFLTLVIVKDIILVMVQVDRSKEIGALSAEFAQFYMRNGNSWEGVGQMELGGEWLGRTDARVLLMSTDKKRLYPRQEFQDKYTIFMGIRKDIKVNGKTVAYLYYYDQEVANVAKLKYGVTNSVIVILLFSSVIIILVSLFVAYRLAKRMTAPLQQFIQAIERLGKGELGVQVPLQSKDEYGKVAAAFNNMSTQIKRAEAIRKSLVADVAHELRTPITIIRGKLDLIQQSGGSVEPESLLPLQDELIRLTRLVEDLHLLSLAEARKLPIERKPVAVPALLRRII
- a CDS encoding response regulator transcription factor, which translates into the protein MPHTLLLVDDEIKVLEFMEPFLRQEGFVTVTARTGREALQQAKTAKPDLVVLDWMLPEMSGIEVCRELRKTNNLGIIMVTARTEETDKIIGLEVGADDYMTKPFSLRELSARIRSVLRRLDGRNSADASEQTLERGELTISEAQCRVWKRGEELTLTPTEFKLLLTLAAKPGIVYSRLQLLQAALEDDILNDERTVDAHISRIRKKVEDDPSAPVYIHTVYGFGYRFGDRS